One genomic region from Manis pentadactyla isolate mManPen7 chromosome 12, mManPen7.hap1, whole genome shotgun sequence encodes:
- the FABP7 gene encoding fatty acid-binding protein, brain: protein MVEAFCATWKLTDSQNFDEYMKALGVGFATRQVGNVTKPTVIISQEGDKVVIRTQSTFKNTEISFHLGEEFDEITADDRNCKSVVSLDGDRLIHVQKWDGKETNFVREIKDGKMVMTLTFGDVVAVRHYEKA from the exons ATGGTGGAGGCTTTCTGTGCCACCTGGAAGCTGACCGACAGTCAGAACTTTGATGAGTACATGAAGGCTCTAG GTGTGGGCTTTGCCACAAGGCAGGTGGGAAATGTAACTAAACCAACAGTGATCATCAGTCAGGAGGGGGACAAAGTGGTAATCAGGACTCAGAGCACATTCAAGAACACAGAGATTAGTTTCCATTTGGGGGAAGAGTTTGATGAAATCACGGCAGATGACAGAAACTGTAAG TCTGTTGTTAGCCTGGATGGAGACAGACTCATTCATGTACAGAAATGGGATGGCAAGGAAACAAATTttgtaagagaaattaaggatggCAAAATGGTTATG ACTCTGACTTTTGGTGACGTGGTTGCTGTTCGCCACTATGAGAAGGCATAG